Genomic segment of Drosophila biarmipes strain raj3 chromosome 2L, RU_DBia_V1.1, whole genome shotgun sequence:
ATATTGTATATCCACTACGTTATCCACATTTTTATGTTACTTGATTATTAAAGGTTGTTCAATGCACTTTACATCAACCCACTCTGATTGACattataattaaacaattttaacatTCATAAAACAGAGTAAAACTGGCTTGCCATGGGTTAACCTTATCGCTACCTTTTTCCGTCGCTGTGGCAACTCTGTCGTCCCAGTTGTCACAACAATTCCAGCCACCTGGCAGCCCTGCTGACAGCCGAAACAAACGACCGTTGCGAGGCAACTGGTTTGTTTAGGATTTGTTTACCTGTCCTGCGACAAGGACGCACGATGGACCTGATCAAGGAGATTAATGACAAATACCTGGCCCTGGAGGCGGAGATAGATCAAAAGCTGGAGAAAGTGTAGGTTATTCCAAGGGGTCCGCCATAATCTCTAAGATATGTGGGTTTGCAGGCAAGCTGAGGAACTGAAACTGGAGCGTCAGAACGAAAGGTTGGCAGACACTTCTGGCACCGCTGCTCCCAGGGTGCTGTCCTACGAAGAGGCTCTCCTGAGGAACACCAACACCCTGAAGGTAATACTGCCCTATAAGccaaaacaatataaataatatatggaCTGCAGGCTCTGGAAATAGCCAAGGCCCGCCTGAGATCGCGCTCCACGTACTCGCCCGTAGAGAAACTCCTCCAAAGAGCCCTGCAGAACTACCGGAAGGAGCTGGAGAGTCTGCAGGAGGTCGGCGACAAGCCGGAGGATGGGCCAGCCccagaggaggaggaggacaaCCTGTACGACCTGGTCATGCAGAATGTGATCGAGGCCAAGAAGCAGCAGACCGAGCTGTAGGACCCCTGGAACCCGAGCCGCTGGCATGTGTGTATTGTTCCCAAGTGCGACATTGTCAAGCTGAATAAACACGGTCCAAGTGTACACATGGCTGGAAATTCAATTGAGAACGGGAATGTCGGGGCAAGGTGGGGTGTATGCTCACTCTCTGTTCCCACTTCAAACAACGATCGAAATGGAGCAAACACTGGGTGACGAAATGGGCCAGCTTGTTGCCATCCCAATCATCTAAGTGCCTCACCCTCGACGTTATCACTAGAGGCGAAATACATCTGCCAAGGCGGGAAGATATCTGCCGGAGTCGTTGGCAAACACATTTACCTAATTAGCTGGCCACATAACCACTTGGACATCCCAAATCGGTCCAGAGCCTGAGCAGTCCGAGGAAGCCCCGGCAATCACTTTagtaataaatcaattaacgACACTCCGTCTCGTGCAACATCAAAGAAAATTATGGCTTTTCTCGGCATGTTCGCTGTCCCCTGATAAGGGCGGCGATAAGGAAGGTGGGCGGGGCGGACGGGGATCCCACTATTGGGTACAGTGGGGTTCGAAATAGTAGCGCCAAGAAAAAAAGGTTACAACATATAGTTATTATTTTAGTAATTTGAATGAGTAATTTTGATCATTTCATTCTGGTCCTATTAAGAATAGTTGATAAATAATAGTTACAAGTAATACTTTATAAATTCTATCAATTATCCCTGGAAAATGATTTGAACTTCTCTTCTACTTCCTTTCAAGTTCCATATTTTCTAGTAATATTAATCCTGACTTATAATCTGTGGTAATATTATCCGAATTTCCTACTGAAATTTCTTAGCTAGGACACATTCAGAACTTCCTAAAAAGCATTTGTTGAAatcttttaatgttttcatactcTCCCAGTGATAGATGAAAGTTGAAGATGGGACTAAAAGAAGCACTATAGCAGTACCCGCGACTGTGAGCTGGTTTCAGTGGATGCGCCTGGCGGGGGCGCAGGCCAGGGGCGTCGGGAACCCTCACCTGCACCACCTGTACTGATAACGCCAGCCACGACAGAATCTATTGAGACAAATTGTGGGGcgacatttccatttccactggCACTTCCATCTCCGCTCCATTTTCCTTTCAGCTTTCAGCTACGTCGACGGCCGCGTGTGAGGGCCAATACCAAGACGGCACGCAGCGCGCTCCGGTGTGTGTGCCATGCTATCTACGAAGTATCACCACTTCTGCTCCAGTTCGATACttcatatttatttgtgtttctGCTGCCGGCCTGCCTTCGGCTCTCCCGCTCCCTCCGCCGCTCCGCGTCGCTCCTCCGCCCTCGCCCTCGCACAGGTGTACAGGTGAGATATGGGCGGCGATCGACGTACCGCCCTGCTTCGGGGCCGATTCCCCATCGGGAGCTGGCGTTTTAAACTTCACCGTCAAATCCGACGTTTCAGTTACGTTCCGAGCCGCGACAAGTGCATATAGTGCCGCCGCCGATCCGCCCGAGCCGATCCGTCCTGCCTGGAAGAGATACGCGGCCCGAGTGTGCGTGGTGCCTACGTGTAACTGCTCCTCGCAGACGGCGGAGTCCCGGGCAGCGAATTACTTGGGCCAAGGGAATGCAAACTGTGATCCCTAGTAGTTTGTTCGTTTGGCTTAAGttattttcatgtccgattaaAGCGCCACGTGGTGGAGATCGCGGCTCTGCACTCGCACAGTGTGCATCCTAGGAGCACCCCTCAAGGAGGCTCAGTTCTGGCCCGGAACGGATATCCCCAGGGAGCTGATGAGCTGGCCACGCTCGGGGTCCTAAGTGAGTACGTCACCAGGTGGGGACCGGCGAAAAGCGCTTCTCCGAATCCCTATCAGCCGCCCGCTGATCGGGGGAGATGATAAAGCCCAGTGGTGGTTCTAAGGGGGACGTGATTCGCTCCGCCCCCGAAAGCAGACGCCACCTGAAGTGGTGCAGCCGGTTGACCAACGATCGCCGCCATGTTCGGCTTCCGTTTGGCCCTCGGGCTGGGTTCGGGGCTCGGGCTCGGGACGGAATCGTTTCCACTTGGTGCGCTGGCATGGACTCTCGGGCCGTAAAACCCATTATCACCATATTGGTTGTACGATTTGCGGATCCGTCGCCGGAGCCGACCGTAAAATCTGATTTCTGTAGACGTGTCGTCGCTCGCCCCAAACCGATTCGATACGGCTGGGGAAAACGACTTGGGAACGCGATAAGGGTTCTGGAGCGGCACGGAGAGGAAGGGTAATTGGGTATACTGGGTCATTTGAGGCCAGGTGACCAGTGGGATAGGTGTACATATTATTTGGTGAGAAAGGACAAGGGTATGTGTCAAAACTAGTCAGTACCAACATAATCTAGGTACCATTCTTTATAAGAAAGATACATCCTTTCAAATTCTGCTTCGTACTAGCTTTGGCCGAGGACTTCTTTCTGTGCGGTGTGGCAAGGAGGGGTTTCGAGGGGCACAAACGTGGCAATCTGTAAGGTAAGAGCTAACCGAAACCCAAACTGATAATTGTGCAACGTACACAAACCTCGCTCGCACCGCTCCACTCGCTCGCGGGTTATCAGCTGGAGTGACAAGCGGAAATTAAAGTTGAAACCGACACGATTACTTCATTAGTTCTGTTTGCAGAGCGCCGAACAAGTGGGCGGGTGTCTTTGGGCGGGGCGGCAGGAGGTCAGAGGTCAGGCAGGAGTTGGCAAGGTCGCCGCGGATGTTTGTACTCGATTGATAGATTGGATTGTCAGTGGCCATAACTAACCAATTAGCGATTTGCCATTCGTAGCAGGCAAAGCCAGGCACTCATGGTGGGTCGATGGGCCAGGAGGAGGCTCCCGGGCAGGTGCTCCAAGGTGAAACGCAGCCAGAAATAAGTGAGCCCAGCCAAGTCGAGTTAAGCTGAAGACTTGGACCCAATTCGATCAGGTGCAAGCGACAGAAGCAGCGAAGAAAACACAGAGGCCACGTTTTCGAAGGGGGTACAGTAGAGCCTCTGGTGACTAATCAGCCTCAGCAAGGAGCTTCAAGGAGTTGGACTACATCCCTAAAACGCTGCATAGAATTCTGCACACTATAAGCAGgaattttcactttcactctaacattatttaatatttcccaGTTTGCGCGATATTTGTGACCCCTTTAGGCGCCCTTCACTGCCCTCGGATGAGTGGAGCCCTGAGGAGATGTCATTGGCTTGGACGTGGACGAAAGCGAAAGGTGTAGACGCAGACAGAGACGGAGACAGAACTTCAGCGAATATGCCAGGGTACGTCAAAAGAAATGAATTACCCGGCCTGGAATctcggcggaggaggaggcgggcCTGGAAAGGTGCTCCAGGCGGAGGAGGGACCGGCTCAGCCCCGAGTCGCACTTTGCTGCAAATGCAAAAACTTTAGACAGGGAATCAATTGTTGTTACCTTGTTTTATTTCGCCCAAGACACGCAACAACAATGGAACCCTCGAAGGGAGAGGTTAAGATGGAGAACACGGCGAGAAGAAAGAACCGGGGACTTGGACACACTATACTTCCTTGACGCGAAGGGATTATAAAAAGGTTATACTGATACATGTTACAAAGAGATATTAAGCTACCCCTAGACATATGTAACATAGAAGTCTAGATATCTATCCATTGTACTTTGATTTTCGGTTTTATTGCCAGTAGTTTTCGATGTTACAAGGGCAATAAACTTTATGGATCACCATGAATTCTTGATAAGCAGTGCTTCGGATGGGATCGTAAATATTTTAGCTTCGAGCACCTTGCCTAAGATATTGATTGATTTTCGCTGCTATCTGCAATGCCATTATATGCTTTTCACTTTCCGAATCTCTTTCAGTCCCGTTTCGCTCAGTGCAGCGAGAACTAGCAACAAATGGGCAGTCGGCAGTTGGGGGCGTGACAGCAACCGTGAAAAGAACTCGAGGATGACAGTTATGGGTTACAAAGGCAAGGATtgaatcaaataaataaacgcgCAAGGTTCTCGTCATGGGGCGCGGGTCCCACTGGGTCGGCTAATTCGGGGGTTGCCGGGGCTTTGAAGGGGATTCGATTGAACGGGCTGAGCCCTGGCGGACGGGCATGGGACTGGGGGTAACCTTaccacgtccacgtccatGTCAAGTTTGCATGCGGCTGCAGGTAATTCCTCATTTCACCCGCCTTTACATAATCACAACAAGTGAACGAGGAACGGCGACGGATGGCGAATCTATTAGCATAAGGGCGCATAAAACGGCGCCGATGGATCCGGCTGGATTCGGAATCCACCGAGGATTCGCATTCGTCGAGTCAGTTGCAGTGGAACCGCGGAGCCGCGATGAACGTCTGGAAAGCAAAGGTCCTCACGGAAGTGCCCTTCGGGCACGTCCTCATCGTCAGTGGGCGCGTCAAGCCCCATCCGAATAAGTAATGCATTTTGAAGAACTCAAACTGTTTTTGAAAACCACTTCGTCCAGCTTGAAATGTCGTTAAAATCTTGCAGTTTTCTAATAGCTCCGAATATTAAACAAGCTAATCTAATAAATAACCTATTATTGACAAACCAATCAAATTCCTAAGTAAAATCAGTGATTTTCAGTAGATTCCCTTGTGTAATATTCGTTTCCTAAACCCTACTTTTAAATAGAGGCTGAGCTTCGGCTCAGATTTGTAAGGATGTTTTGTTTTCTAAGCCCCCAACTAGTTCAAAAAGACCCAACAATATCAATATTGAGTACCAAGTACATTAAGGTCTAGGACCGAAATCACATTTACAATACTTCTTACTAAGACCACCCTACGATTTACGAACAGAATTTCCCTTGACCTCACGGACAATGTGAACGCGCAGAACGAGAGCGAAACGGTGTTCCTGAAGATCGAGGCCAACTTCCGCGAGGGCCAGATCATCCGCAGCATGTTCCAGCCGGGCGAGGGCTGGCAGCAGGAGGAGATCTCGAAGAACTGGAAGTGCGACGGCCCGAAGAACCCACTGCAGCCGGGTCAGAGCTTCACCTTCCGGGTGGCGGTGCTCCAACGCTGCTTCGAGATCTACGTGAACGACCAGTTGTACGGATCCTTCGAGTTCGTCAAGTTCCCCAAGCAAATCAACTACGTGCGGACCTACGGCGACTTCGAGAAGATCACCCAGTTCCACCACCGCATGCTCTTTCCGCTCGTCTTCCCGAGAACCCTCATGTGCCCGGACAAGGTGGCCTTCCAGAGCGACGTGCCCCGGCGGTACGAAACCGGGACTGTGGTGGCCATGGAGTGCATCGCCAAGGGGCCTCCGACCACGGAGTTCTCCATCTGTTTCCAGTGCAACGACACCGGGCGGACGGTGCTCCGCTTCCATGTGAACTTTGATCGGACGACGGTTTCACGCAGCTACCAGCGGGAAGATAACAGGTAGTATAGTGCCAGGGAAACCCTctcatttataaaaacatatagGGTCCGATTTCAAATTTCTCCCGACTATCAAATTTCTCACAGTATTGATTTGTCACCGATTTGTGTGTAAAATTGTTCGTTACATTGAGAAAACTCTGTTAACCAAAGAATTACCAAATTGTAACCTTAAcctgacattgagaaatcgacCCTAAACAACTTCCTTTAAAAAACTCCCTTTCCTGGCAGCTTTGCCCTAAGCGACGAGGAGACCGAGGGTGAATTTCCGTTCGTGCGAGGAAAGCTCTTCAAGATCGCCTTCGGACTGGGGGACCGTGCCTTCCTGATCGCCGTGAACGGGCAGTACTTCACCTACTACAACTTCCCCGGGCGCCCCTTCTCCATCTCCACCCTAAAGTGTTTCACCAACGAAGTGGGCGACTTCGCCGTGAGGAGCATGGAGTACCACTCCGATTCCCCGCTTCTGGCCCGCGTGGAGAAGCTGTCCATCATCTAGAAGGAAGGACATCCTGGGTTCTTCCAAGATCTACTCGAATTTCCGTAGAATGCTCTTTGTTCAATCGTTGGCTTTGATCACTACAGCACCAGTTAACTTCTTCTTGTGAGCATCCAAATAAAGCAAAGCAGCTCGTCCAAGCTATGTTTATAAGTTAATTAATCAAGACCTGAAGATCGGTGTTCCCCAGAAATAGTTCTAAGATATTCCTATACAGCCTTTGACCCCTGGAAAGATATGTCATGCGTTATGACCAATCACAACCACGGGATCCTTtggatataattttattaaaacaaattattgccgTCGCCTCCCCTTGTTCAACGTCTAGATCAGCTTCAGCCTGAGCATCCGCATCAGCAGGAGCCACATGCTGCTCCACCGCTCCCACGTGGAGCTCCACTTAGGTTAGTCTTAAGGTTAGTTCTAGTCGCACTCTCCTGCGAGCGAGTGCAAAGAAGCGGAGCTAATCCGATTGGATAGTGACCAGGATCAGGATTAGCATCCTAGACGGGACTGCTGGTGTCTGTCTCTCTACGTCTCTAACGCTAGATTCTCACTACGGaatatgtgtgtatatatgGTGATCGATATGGATCCTAGAAGTAGCGGAACTCGCCCTTCTTCCCCAGATGCTTGCTGCGCATCATGTCGGTGGGGTCCGGTGATCGCTGCTCCAAGCCGGGATTGTCCTGGGTGAAGCAAAGCAATTAGTATACCTATCAGGGAGAGGAGTTCCAAGGATACGCACCCCTGATCGCGACTTGCTGGCGGAGATTGGGGGACCTgccggctgctgttgctgcccgTAGAACTGGGCGCCATCTCCATCGCCGAAATTGAAGGGGCTGACGATCGTGTGGGGCACATGGGCCACCTGGCCACGCATGTTGCGCGCCTTCCACCACTTTCGGGTGTCGTCAAGGATCTGGAAGATGCGATCGAGGATTACTGGATAGAACCAACTTTACCCACTTGTACACCCACCTCCAAGTACTCCCCTCGCATCACGCTGAGCTCCTTGTCATTGTTGGCGGTGCGGGGATAGGTGACCAGCACTATCTTGGCTCCCGTCGCCTGCAGGTCCTCCAGCCAGGACTCGAGCATCTGGTCGTCGCTGACATTCGGTGGACCCcttccgccgccgccgcccagcTCCAAGGAAGGCCCTggtccagctcctcctccatACCCATTGCCTCCGCGAGATTCCCTCGTATGCAGATTCTGCAGACCAGCTGTGATGGCGCTCAGGGTGGGTCCAGCTCCTGGTCCATGACCATGTCCATGCCCCGCTGCTCCGCCGCCCCTTCCCTCAATCGAGTCGAAGGACAGCTCGCTGCGGGTGTTAAAGTCGGAGGCGCTGATGGCTCCCGCCCGATCTCTATCGCGCTCCCTCTCCCGCTCCCTCAGGCCGACGTCATTGCCGTGGTGGATGGTGTACTTCTCAATGCCCATGGCCATGTTCATCCCGTTCCCCGAGTCGTAGTCGTCGTATCCTCCGCCCGCTCCTCCACCTCGACCATTCAGACCCGATCCCGCCTGGACCTCGAGCCTCCGCTTGCTCACATGAGCGGGCGGGGAGTTTGGTGGCGGTTCCAGCTCGTCGTTGATCAAGTAGTCCGGAGACCAGCCATCGAGGAACACGGGATGGTAGGAACCCACATCGTCCTTCCACTGATCCCGAGGGATTACCCAGGCGTCGCCCAGCGAGCGCCACAGCTCCGTCTCCTTGCTGGTCACACAGTTGATGAGCAGGTTGATGGCCTCCCTGGTGAGCAGGGGGTTCACCACGCGCGCCGGCAGCTGCGACTCGTAGTACGTGTCGCTGGAGGCCTCCACAATCAGGGCCAGCGGCGTGAAGAGGAAGTGCACCAGCTCGGGGGCGTTGGGATCGTGGATGTGCGCCTTCAGCTTGGCCAGCAGGTTGAACGACAGCTTGAACTTGGCGAAGATGTCCACGAACTCCTTCTCGTGCGGCGGCCGTGTCCGCAGGGTGAGCAGTCCCTCGCCCGGATCCCTCTTCTTGGACTTCCGGTTGCGCCGACGCCGCTCCAGCTCCCGCGAAGCGGCAGCCGCATGCTGCAGTCGGGCTATGAACTTCTCGATGTCGTCGAAGCAGTGATTCAGCACGGCCACATCCCGCTCGTACTTTTCGCTGGACGTGGAGCTGGTCTCGTCGCGCTCCGCTGCTCCGCCGCCCCCAATTCCGCCGTGCTCCGAGTCCGTCTCCCCGCTGATGTGGGCCACATCCACATCGCCCGGGACACCCACGCCGGCCCGCATTCCGTATTGCTCCATGCTGCTCCTTTGGTGCATGTGGTGGTGGCTCTCGTTTCGCTCACGGTCTCGGTCCCGATCCCGCTCCCGCTCGCGCTCCACCCGCTGCTCCCTGTGCTGCTGGTGCAGCTCCACTCGGCTGtgcgaggaggacgaggaggtcTTGCTCATCATCATGGCCATGCTGGAGGCGCCGCCCCCGCCTCCCGActgtgtgggcgtggcaccgcGCTGCTGCGTGATCATCTTGCCGCTCCGCAGCTGCTTGAGGTCCTCGACCAGGTGGACGGCGGACACGCTTTGTGACTGCAGAGGAGAGTCAAGGGATTAGAGTGGATTAGAGGAAGATATCtaaatcaaatcaatttgTTCTATTTAAATTGGATTTGTTATATAACATTTCTCACAAAGCTTAAGGAAAATCAAAGGATCAAAATAGATATACCAAAAAAATCGTAATTGTTTTAAAGGGCTCATGCTATGAAGGATGATgtctaaatttaattaaatgccttCTCTTATACCAGATCCTTTTATCATAAGTATATTTTGAGCCACATTCTCACAAATCTTAAGTCATCACATTTGTATTTACTGTGATTAAGTGCATGTCACCCGTGTTTAACTTTGTCTTGATTAAATATATGACAACCCAGCAGTGACAATCTTGAGTAAAGTTTGCTGGGGTGTTTAAAAATAACGTCAATGTTTATATGAGATTAATCGTTTTGAAAAGAAGCTACTGTAATGAACCTGATGACACATATAATAAAATGAGATGATATCTGTAATTGTAACTGGAGAATTAAAATGATCTCTACAGAAAGTTCAATGAGTCGTAAAGGATTAATTTCTAAAGACTTGTAAACCTCTTGTTGCTATTTCCATTATCATCACTATAGAACTAGCACCCTCACCTGGAAAATGTGCATCTCGGAGCGGGAGCCACCGCCTCCGGACACGATAAAGACCAGAATGTTGTTGTACAGCTCCATGGCGTCATTGGAGGTGAAGGCGGTGGGTTCCTGGACCAAGGAAGCGGGGAACCGTTCAATGATGTTCTGGAAGAGGAGAAAGTTGAATTATAACTATCCAAGAGGTTGTGAAGGAGGTCCTCCGACTTACCCCCGTTTCGTAGTCCATGATGAGCACCCACTGGTAGTCCAGGCAGAGCTGCATCTTCTGCGACCAAATGCCTGTGGTCTTCTCCAGCTGCAGCAGACGCCGCATTCCGTCCGCCGGGTAGACAATGCCCGACTCCTTGTTCACCGTGAAGGTGGCCAGGTGTTCCAGCAGGTAGGTGGGCTTGTCGTGCAAGTCGCTCTCCAGCCGCTCCCGCTCCTCGCCGCCTCCACTGCGATCGTCTCCGGAGTAGTCTccacctccgccgccgcctccatgGGCACCGCCTCCTCTTAGGCTTCCGCTGCTATTGCCGGCACTGCCGCCTCCATTCGAGTGGTGGTTCACCATGGCTTCCGATTCCCGCGCAGGCTTCGTTCGGCGCCTGAAACTCCGACTGAAATTGGGAAATTCTGGGGTTAAAAGTCATTCAAGGAAGGTGGAAAGTAAtcattttattgaaagaattgaatatttcaaacattttataagcATGAGTTCCAAAAGTATCTTGTATAGTTGTAAATTACCGTTTGATCGATGACGCAAGGTGTTTTAACATTATAAAATGGTAAGCAATTCGAGATACCTTTACTACTCCCTCCTAATCTACGTATCTATAAACGTCAAAATATAGTTAGAATTGTATATTCTATATATTCTTATGTCATTTGTTTTACAAAAGTGGTAAGTATGTATTTCCTAAAACATGTTTAACTTGAATAGAACTGAATGGTATagaattttataataaagcaAATGTTCGGTATGCATATATGGACGACCAAAAGAGGTTCTCATCGAGACTTGGCTTTCAGGGGTGTGGTAGCCCGTAGAAGTCTTCGTTCCCAATTTGGTCCCCCAAGAAGGTCTTGAAGCTGATTGCTGGACAAATAATGTACCTAGCAATGTGTGATAAATAATTGTTTAGTATTTACTTCGCGCAGCTGAGATTCAGTTAGTTTCTGCATCCCAAGACCCCGGGGCCCCAAAATCCCTCCGAGCCCCTTCGGATATTGCGCAGCCAGTCGCCTCTGACTCAGACCGCATTCCACACAGCCACTAGCTAGCACACATACTCTCCGAAGCGATCCGCACATGGCCGCAattattctcaaactttaacaTTTCGTTGTTGGCTTGGATCAGcattggaattcaaaaatcgCGACTTCCCCGGGCTCTCCTCCTAACTGATTGTCTCCACTTAgagtgcacagaaaaaaattagTATACTTTCCTAGGCccactaaaaatatttctctgaTGACAAGCATCTTTAATTCAATGACTATAATAAGGAATATTTtctattgtttgtttttttaagtcaTAAGATTACTGCCAAAATaagaaaagaaatttaaaaaacactttatttctgacattatatttttttaaatttgtaatagaatttattttctgtgaCTTAGGCATGCAACCATCGTATATCAGTCATAGCAGGACAGAAAAGATGAATATTCTATGTGGAAATCTGTCTAGAACtgtcttatttttttctgtgcatcAAGTGAACACACCtgcaaaaacacacacacgtgaAACTAAGATTTGCAAACACACTTTTACTCGCTCCTTCTCTTTCTAACAGAAGCACCAGACACTATATCTCAACCGCTCCCTCGACTCAAGTGACAGCAACAACTTTTCCGCTGTTTTAGGCTGGGCTCAGACGCCGGCTGCGCAGTCGACGCTGGCGGCGCATACCAATCTGCACTTGAAGAAACTGATGGGGATTTTGTGATTTTGGGAAATTAATATAATCATTTTTGatctatttataattatattttttttgtaagacagatttattatttttttagttaagaatatttaatttaaaataaatccttGAATGTTTTTCGATGCCGTTCTGAAATCGGAGTATTAATTTGAgatttccaaaaatatattccaccGAACTTTTCCGCTGTGCACCCATCTCGCAGTGGTGCAGGGTCACCGGACAAGGGGAGGGGGCTTATGTACTTGCAACAGGTGAAAGAGAAATTCGTGGTGGGGGTCAGCCGGAGTGCACCACCGCCACACGATCTGGCCCAAAATGAAATCGCAGTAAACAAACAAGtcgaaatgcaaataaaaaggaaaacactGACCCACTACACCCCTGGAAGTGTTTATAGTTGTGTTATGTTGCGCCGCGGTGTTATATTTTCGCTTTTTATTTTGGCCACAAGCCCCGAATTGCATCACCCTTGTGGAATCTGACGGATTTCAGTTTTCGCTTTAGTTCGCAGCAGCTTAGAGGCCAGTGACGAAACGCGATAACCATTATCGCACTTGGGCAACGGCGAATTGTGGGCTAGCATAGGGCCAGTTTTGGGAAAGTGCAGTCTTGGGGGATTAGATAAGCGGAACAACATTTGAAAGCTGTGATTTCAGATAAAAATAGTAGGTACACTGCCTTAAGACGATCAAGCCgagcttataaaattaaaatctatcaagattactcatacgcactgttgtCTGTGATCTTCGTGGCGTAGAGCTCAggtttaaacatttatttatttgataaaGATATCATTAAGTTAGCAAGGTTCGATGGGGAAGGGCTATTTGTTCGCCCCAAATTCTAGTTGGCATACGTGTCGTATGAGTGATTTTAAGATTTCTAGTAGTAGTTACAGaatttatttcagaaaatGTAAGGGTAagtggtattttttaataaagttctTTGAATCCCCAGGGGTCCGCACTGAAAACATCCAAGTTTCCCCACAAACCTTAACTACTACTTCACTGAAGATAATTAATGGTGCCCCGATAAGCGCGAGATGGGTATTAATGCCTCAAATAATTCAGACAGCAGGATTTAGATAAAAGTGCGGCGGCGGTTCATTGCTTTTTATCTCGCATACTTTTGGTTTACGAAGCAAAtggcaaaacaacaaataacaATAGTTGTTTTTGCTGTTCTCTGGGTGGAAACCCGCCCGGGGGGCGGGGGAGCGAGGGCGGGGGACGGCAGACATCGACACCCCGATCTGCACTATGGCCGTCCCCCTCGCGCGCATGCGCACCAGGTAAGCTGACGTGTGCGGCTCCGTCGCTGTCGCTGTGTTTGTGCGGCTTGAAAAGGTATTTGTCCCCGTGCTCTCCGCCACCCACCCGCCCCCTCCCCTGGCCTGGGCTGCAACTTTAGTTTTTGACCGACCGCATTTTTTAAGCTTTCTTTTCCACCTGTTTTCCGTTTTCCTCTCTCACTGT
This window contains:
- the LOC108029184 gene encoding epidermal growth factor receptor kinase substrate 8 isoform X2, which gives rise to MVNHHSNGGGSAGNSSGSLRGGGAHGGGGGGGDYSGDDRSGGGEERERLESDLHDKPTYLLEHLATFTVNKESGIVYPADGMRRLLQLEKTTGIWSQKMQLCLDYQWVLIMDYETGNIIERFPASLVQEPTAFTSNDAMELYNNILVFIVSGGGGSRSEMHIFQSQSVSAVHLVEDLKQLRSGKMITQQRGATPTQSGGGGGASSMAMMMSKTSSSSSHSRVELHQQHREQRVERERERDRDRDRERNESHHHMHQRSSMEQYGMRAGVGVPGDVDVAHISGETDSEHGGIGGGGAAERDETSSTSSEKYERDVAVLNHCFDDIEKFIARLQHAAAASRELERRRRNRKSKKRDPGEGLLTLRTRPPHEKEFVDIFAKFKLSFNLLAKLKAHIHDPNAPELVHFLFTPLALIVEASSDTYYESQLPARVVNPLLTREAINLLINCVTSKETELWRSLGDAWVIPRDQWKDDVGSYHPVFLDGWSPDYLINDELEPPPNSPPAHVSKRRLEVQAGSGLNGRGGGAGGGYDDYDSGNGMNMAMGIEKYTIHHGNDVGLRERERERDRDRAGAISASDFNTRSELSFDSIEGRGGGAAGHGHGHGPGAGPTLSAITAGLQNLHTRESRGGNGYGGGAGPGPSLELGGGGGRGPPNVSDDQMLESWLEDLQATGAKIVLVTYPRTANNDKELSVMRGEYLEILDDTRKWWKARNMRGQVAHVPHTIVSPFNFGDGDGAQFYGQQQQPAGPPISASKSRSGDNPGLEQRSPDPTDMMRSKHLGKKGEFRYF
- the LOC108029184 gene encoding epidermal growth factor receptor kinase substrate 8-like protein 1 isoform X1, which codes for MLKHLASSIKRRSFRRRTKPARESEAMVNHHSNGGGSAGNSSGSLRGGGAHGGGGGGGDYSGDDRSGGGEERERLESDLHDKPTYLLEHLATFTVNKESGIVYPADGMRRLLQLEKTTGIWSQKMQLCLDYQWVLIMDYETGNIIERFPASLVQEPTAFTSNDAMELYNNILVFIVSGGGGSRSEMHIFQSQSVSAVHLVEDLKQLRSGKMITQQRGATPTQSGGGGGASSMAMMMSKTSSSSSHSRVELHQQHREQRVERERERDRDRDRERNESHHHMHQRSSMEQYGMRAGVGVPGDVDVAHISGETDSEHGGIGGGGAAERDETSSTSSEKYERDVAVLNHCFDDIEKFIARLQHAAAASRELERRRRNRKSKKRDPGEGLLTLRTRPPHEKEFVDIFAKFKLSFNLLAKLKAHIHDPNAPELVHFLFTPLALIVEASSDTYYESQLPARVVNPLLTREAINLLINCVTSKETELWRSLGDAWVIPRDQWKDDVGSYHPVFLDGWSPDYLINDELEPPPNSPPAHVSKRRLEVQAGSGLNGRGGGAGGGYDDYDSGNGMNMAMGIEKYTIHHGNDVGLRERERERDRDRAGAISASDFNTRSELSFDSIEGRGGGAAGHGHGHGPGAGPTLSAITAGLQNLHTRESRGGNGYGGGAGPGPSLELGGGGGRGPPNVSDDQMLESWLEDLQATGAKIVLVTYPRTANNDKELSVMRGEYLEILDDTRKWWKARNMRGQVAHVPHTIVSPFNFGDGDGAQFYGQQQQPAGPPISASKSRSGDNPGLEQRSPDPTDMMRSKHLGKKGEFRYF